The proteins below are encoded in one region of Aphelocoma coerulescens isolate FSJ_1873_10779 chromosome 4, UR_Acoe_1.0, whole genome shotgun sequence:
- the PLRG1 gene encoding pleiotropic regulator 1: MAEEVQKHSVHTLVFRSLKRTHDMFVADNAKPIPLDEESHKVKMAVKLRTEYGSVLHMPTLKENLREKGGPNTGDPYGHKQYSGNQGQELEYVVTGTHPYPSGPGVALTADTKVQRMPSESAAQSLAVALPASQSRLDANRTAAGVGDIYRHAGISERSQPPGMSVAMVEAGGNKNSALMPKKAPTMPKPQWHPPWKLYRVISGHLGWVRCIAVEPGNQWFVTGSADRTIKIWDLASGKLKLSLTGHISTVRGVIVSARSPYLFSCGEDKQVKCWDLEYNKVIRHYHGHLSAVYGLDLHPTIDVLVTCSRDSTARIWDVRTKASVHTLSGHTNAVATVKCQAAEPQIITGSHDTTIRLWDLVAGKTRVTLTNHKKSVRAVVLHPRHYTFASGSPDNIKQWKFPDGNFIQNLSGHNAIINTLAVNSDGVLVSGADNGTMHLWDWRTGYNFQRVHAAVQPGSLDSESGIFACVFDQSESRLLTAEADKTIKVYKEDDTATEETHPVSWKPEIIKRKRF, encoded by the exons ATGGCGGAG gaAGTCCAAAAACATTCTGTGCACACACTTGTGTTCAGGTCTTTGAAGAGAACCCATGACATGTTTGTAGCTGATAATGCCAAGCCTATCCCATTGGATGAGGAAAG TCACAAGGTGAAAATGGCAGTCAAGCTGCGTACAGAGTACGGCTCAGTGCTACACATGCCCACTCTCAAAGAGAACCTGAGGGAGAAAGGAGGCCCCAACACTGGGGACCCCTATGGACACAAGCAGTATTCTGGAAATCAAG GACAAGAACTTGAGTATGTGGTGACTGGTACACACCCATACCCATCTGGGCCTG gcgTGGCTTTGACAGCAGATACTAAGGTCCAGAGGATGCCAAGTGAATCTGCAGCACAGTCCTTGGCTGTAGCACTTCCTGCTTCCCAGTCCAG GCTGGATGCAAATCGGACAGCTGCTGGCGTGGGTGACATTTACAGGCATGCGGGGATATCTGAGCGTTCACAACCTCCTGGGATGTCTGTG GCTATGGTGGAAGCTGGTGGAAACAAAAATTCTGCATTAATGCCAAAGAAGGCTCCAACCATGCCCAAACCTCAGTGGCATCCACCTTGGAAACTGTACAGA GTTATCAGTGGTCACCTGGGCTGGGTGAGATGTATTGCAGTAGAACCAGGAAATCAGTGGTTTGTTACTGGCTCTGCTGACAGAACCATAAAG ATTTGGGACCTTGCTAGTGGCAAATTGAAATTGTCTTTGACGGGACACATCAGTACTGTACGAGGGGTGATAGTAAGTGCAAGAAGTCCATACCTCTTTTCTTGTGGAGAAGACAAACAAGTGAAATGCTGGGATCTTGAATACAATAAG GTTATCAGACATTACCATGGTCATCTAAGTGCTGTCTATGGCTTAGACTTGCATCCAACAATAGATGTGTTGGTGACATGTAGCAGAGATTCAACAGCACGA ATTTGGGATGTGAGGACAAAAGCCAGTGTGCACACACTGTCAGGACACACAAATGCAGTAGCAACTGTGAAGTGCCAAGCTGCAGAACCACAAATTATTACAG GCAGTCATGATACTACCATACGGCTCTGGGACTTGGTGGCAGGAAAAACTCGTGTTACTTTAACAAATCACAAGAAATCTGTAAGAGCAGTAGTGCTACATCCAAGACA ttacaCATTTGCATCTGGTTCTCCAGATAATATTAAGCAGTGGAAATTCCCAGATGGAAACTTCATTCAGAACCTCTCTGGTCACAATGCTATTATAAACACGCTGGCTGTAAATTCTGATGGTGTTCTGGTCTCAGGAG CTGATAATGGTACTATGCATCTTTGGGACTGGAGAACTGGATACAATTTCCAGAGAGTGCATGCAGCTGTACAGCCGGGTTCTTTGGACAGCGAATCAGGAatatttgcttgtgtttttgaCCAGTCAGAAAGCAGATTGCTAACTGCTGAAGCTGATAAAACCATAAAAGTATACAAAGAAGATGATACTGCG actGAAGAAACCCATCCTGTCAGCTGGAAACCAGAAATTATCAAGAGAAAGCGATTTTAG